The following coding sequences are from one Prosthecobacter vanneervenii window:
- a CDS encoding glycoside hydrolase family protein — MNFHSIIRCQSGLPRVLFSILGVMVWGEGAAGAEDAVAIGSRRELFVDRLLVGELKNTALKLHEPQLMPPVTQPRPNGHYATVLRAPDKFQFYYRGDKDPKVTWKNQGIEAYHDGEVTLYAESADGIHWTLPKLGLHEHPAFPEGNIVLMNEFMVNHNFTPFIDTRPGVPAAEKYKALGGLAYQPQQQAVREKRGPGGLKAYVSPDGIHWKKLRDEPVIPEEWGKYFDSQNYAFWSEAEQCYVCYFRRFIGGLRGIARTTSKDFIHWTPYVEMKANLPGEHLYTACTQPYFRAPHLYLALPTRFMEKRGAATDVLFMSTRGGEVYDRLFTQSLIRPGLSKEGWANRANYAAIGIHQTGDTELSLFLTNGRRYTLRLDGFVSVNAPLEGGEFITRPLTFDGNELTINYATSAAGQMQVEIQDAQGRPVPGFALEECDPIYGDHISRVVTWKKESDVSKLKGTVIKLRFVMSDADLFALKFE, encoded by the coding sequence ATGAATTTCCACTCAATCATTCGCTGCCAGTCAGGGCTGCCTCGTGTCCTTTTTTCAATCCTGGGAGTGATGGTTTGGGGTGAGGGAGCAGCAGGTGCGGAAGATGCGGTGGCCATCGGGTCACGACGTGAGCTGTTTGTGGACCGCCTGCTGGTGGGAGAGCTGAAAAACACGGCGCTGAAGCTGCATGAGCCCCAGCTGATGCCGCCGGTGACACAGCCACGGCCGAATGGCCATTACGCCACGGTGCTGCGAGCGCCGGACAAGTTTCAATTTTACTACCGGGGTGACAAAGACCCCAAGGTGACGTGGAAGAACCAAGGCATCGAAGCTTATCACGATGGTGAAGTGACTCTGTATGCCGAGAGTGCGGATGGCATTCACTGGACGCTGCCGAAGCTGGGCCTGCATGAGCATCCTGCCTTTCCTGAGGGCAACATCGTTCTGATGAACGAGTTCATGGTGAACCATAACTTCACGCCGTTTATCGACACCCGGCCTGGTGTGCCTGCCGCTGAGAAATACAAGGCGCTGGGTGGTCTGGCCTATCAGCCGCAGCAGCAGGCGGTGCGTGAGAAGCGTGGCCCCGGAGGCCTGAAAGCGTATGTCTCACCCGATGGCATCCACTGGAAAAAGCTGCGCGACGAGCCTGTGATTCCGGAGGAATGGGGCAAGTACTTTGACTCGCAGAACTACGCCTTTTGGAGCGAGGCCGAGCAATGTTATGTCTGCTATTTCCGCCGCTTTATTGGTGGATTGCGTGGCATCGCCCGAACCACCTCGAAGGATTTTATTCACTGGACGCCGTATGTTGAAATGAAGGCCAATCTGCCGGGAGAGCATCTCTACACCGCGTGCACGCAGCCCTATTTCAGGGCACCCCACCTTTACCTGGCGCTGCCCACCCGTTTCATGGAGAAGCGGGGTGCGGCCACGGATGTTCTTTTTATGAGCACGCGGGGCGGGGAGGTGTATGACCGCCTTTTCACACAGAGCCTGATCCGCCCCGGACTGAGCAAGGAGGGCTGGGCCAACCGGGCGAACTACGCGGCGATCGGCATTCATCAGACGGGTGACACGGAGCTGTCCTTGTTTCTCACCAATGGCAGGCGTTATACCCTGCGGCTGGATGGGTTTGTCTCGGTGAATGCGCCGCTGGAAGGTGGCGAGTTCATCACCCGGCCGCTGACATTTGATGGCAACGAACTGACGATCAACTACGCGACGAGCGCTGCAGGACAGATGCAGGTGGAGATTCAGGATGCGCAAGGCAGGCCGGTGCCTGGCTTCGCTTTGGAAGAGTGTGATCCCATCTACGGAGACCACATCTCCCGCGTGGTGACGTGGAAGAAGGAGAGCGATGTGTCCAAGCTGAAGGGCACGGTGATCAAGCTGAGGTTTGTGATGTCTGACGCCGACCTCTTTGCTTTGAAGTTTGAGTGA
- a CDS encoding glutathionylspermidine synthase family protein: MQRITESPRPDWQAQVEALGLSFHTSEDHPYWDESAHYRFSSREIDQLEQATAELQRMSIAAAERAIRDNWRDRLAISPQAWQEIIQSWERDDLSLYGRFDLMWDGSGQPKMLEYNADTPTSLLEASVVQWQWLQQTRPHADQFNSIHEKLLAAWPSWPQQQIHFCAQRDSEEDWRTLLYLIDTCRQSGKTTLDLAVEDLGWNAGIQSFVDQQDRPMDLLFKLYPWEWMWLEDFSCHLPGRCQRFIEPVWKMLWSNKAFLVLLWEMFEGHPNLLRASFTPDGMPSHVEKPYFSREGTNVRIVQNGDLLETTDGPWSRQPKVYQALHPEVTFSGNHPVIGSWIIGGEPAGIGIREDTSLITSNFSRFIPHWF; this comes from the coding sequence GTGCAACGCATCACCGAATCCCCCCGCCCCGACTGGCAGGCCCAGGTGGAGGCCCTTGGCCTCTCCTTTCACACCAGCGAAGACCACCCCTACTGGGACGAATCCGCCCACTACCGATTCTCCAGCCGCGAGATCGACCAGCTGGAGCAGGCCACCGCCGAACTCCAGCGCATGAGCATCGCCGCTGCCGAGCGCGCCATCCGTGACAACTGGCGCGACCGCCTCGCCATCTCCCCCCAGGCCTGGCAGGAGATCATCCAGTCCTGGGAGCGCGACGACCTCTCCCTCTACGGCCGCTTTGACCTCATGTGGGACGGCTCCGGCCAGCCCAAAATGCTCGAGTACAATGCCGACACCCCCACCAGCCTTCTCGAGGCCTCAGTCGTCCAGTGGCAGTGGCTCCAGCAGACACGGCCTCACGCAGATCAGTTCAATTCCATCCACGAAAAACTCCTCGCCGCCTGGCCATCCTGGCCGCAGCAGCAGATTCACTTCTGCGCCCAGCGCGACTCCGAGGAGGACTGGCGCACCCTGCTCTACCTCATCGACACCTGCCGCCAGTCAGGCAAGACCACCCTCGATCTCGCCGTCGAAGACCTCGGCTGGAATGCAGGCATCCAGAGCTTCGTGGACCAGCAGGACCGTCCCATGGATCTGCTCTTCAAGCTCTACCCCTGGGAGTGGATGTGGCTGGAGGATTTCTCCTGCCATCTCCCCGGCCGCTGCCAGCGCTTCATCGAGCCCGTCTGGAAAATGCTCTGGAGCAACAAAGCCTTCCTCGTCCTCCTCTGGGAGATGTTTGAGGGCCACCCCAATCTCCTCCGCGCCTCCTTCACTCCAGACGGCATGCCCAGCCACGTCGAAAAGCCCTACTTCAGCCGTGAAGGCACCAACGTGCGCATCGTCCAAAACGGCGACCTCCTCGAAACCACCGACGGCCCCTGGAGCCGCCAGCCCAAGGTCTATCAGGCGCTGCACCCTGAAGTCACCTTCTCAGGAAACCACCCCGTCATCGGCTCCTGGATCATCGGTGGCGAACCCGCCGGCATCGGCATCCGCGAAGACACCTCCCTCATCACCTCCAACTTCAGCCGCTTCATCCCCCACTGGTTCTGA
- a CDS encoding DUF350 domain-containing protein has product MSLIPHPFLAEYSIAHGLELFVVFGAAGLLMAVAGYKLFDKLTPGDLHAEIFERKNVAAAILAGSVIIGVSLILAAAMTS; this is encoded by the coding sequence ATGTCTCTGATCCCTCATCCCTTCCTCGCCGAATACTCCATCGCCCATGGCCTGGAGCTCTTTGTCGTCTTCGGTGCCGCAGGCCTGCTCATGGCTGTGGCTGGTTACAAGCTCTTCGACAAGCTCACCCCCGGAGATCTCCATGCCGAGATCTTTGAACGCAAAAACGTCGCCGCCGCCATCCTCGCAGGCAGCGTCATCATCGGTGTGTCGCTCATCCTCGCGGCCGCCATGACGAGTTAA
- the truA gene encoding tRNA pseudouridine(38-40) synthase TruA, with product MSRSDAESKAGLRHGPPPGWKRLRLTIAYNGAPWKGWQSQEGGGGIQDEINEAIRKATGVITHVQGSGRTDAGVHALAQVAHCDVPETVRMSTDSWVHALNACLPLTIRVLEVAEADPNFHARFDASGKIYRYRIWRPRMFSPFEADRAWHVYGPFDMEALRWCCQKLVGTHNFIRLSANRGDMPETVRRTLPEKSTRTIHRAELREEGDLITLEVEGDGFLYKMVRLIVGSLIHMARGREPKEWFESLLKDPTGKQSNQTAPAAGLYLVRVHYPSDACTDKNADAL from the coding sequence ATGAGCCGAAGCGACGCCGAAAGTAAGGCCGGTCTGCGCCACGGCCCGCCCCCCGGCTGGAAGCGTCTCCGCCTCACCATCGCCTACAACGGCGCGCCTTGGAAAGGCTGGCAGAGCCAGGAAGGCGGTGGCGGCATTCAGGATGAAATCAATGAGGCCATCCGCAAAGCCACTGGCGTCATCACCCATGTCCAGGGCAGCGGCCGCACCGACGCTGGCGTGCACGCTCTCGCCCAAGTGGCCCACTGCGACGTGCCCGAGACCGTCCGCATGAGCACAGACTCCTGGGTCCATGCCCTCAATGCCTGCCTGCCCCTCACCATCCGCGTGCTCGAAGTGGCGGAGGCAGATCCCAATTTCCACGCCCGCTTTGATGCCAGCGGAAAAATCTACCGCTACCGCATCTGGCGCCCACGCATGTTCTCCCCTTTCGAGGCCGACCGCGCCTGGCATGTCTACGGCCCCTTCGACATGGAGGCCCTCCGCTGGTGCTGCCAGAAGCTGGTAGGCACTCACAACTTCATCCGCCTCTCCGCCAATCGCGGAGACATGCCCGAGACCGTACGCCGCACCCTTCCGGAGAAAAGCACCCGTACCATCCACCGCGCCGAGCTGCGCGAGGAGGGAGACCTCATCACCCTCGAAGTCGAAGGCGACGGCTTCCTCTATAAAATGGTCCGCCTCATCGTCGGCAGCCTCATCCACATGGCCCGTGGTCGCGAGCCCAAGGAATGGTTCGAAAGCCTCCTCAAAGACCCCACCGGCAAACAGAGCAACCAAACCGCCCCCGCCGCCGGCCTCTATCTCGTGCGCGTACATTATCCCTCAGACGCATGCACGGATAAAAACGCAGACGCGTTGTAA
- the ruvX gene encoding Holliday junction resolvase RuvX, with product MPRILAIDHGTVRIGLALSDETEIVASPFKTIDATHEPERTIARIVKDKHIGKIVIGMPFRMSGEKGSAAERVEKFATSLGKELQHSVPIEFVDERLSSVEAEASMSRSGITGKKERNEIVDQLAAVVILQEYLNQQRGPAGFLLPDDAYELEWTHEPKRRRK from the coding sequence ATGCCGCGCATCCTTGCCATCGACCACGGCACCGTACGAATCGGTCTCGCCCTCAGCGACGAGACCGAGATTGTCGCCAGCCCGTTTAAGACCATCGATGCCACTCACGAGCCCGAGCGAACCATCGCCCGCATCGTCAAGGATAAGCACATCGGCAAAATCGTCATTGGCATGCCCTTCCGCATGAGTGGGGAAAAAGGCAGCGCCGCCGAACGCGTGGAAAAATTCGCCACCAGCCTCGGCAAGGAGCTGCAGCACAGCGTTCCCATCGAGTTCGTCGATGAGCGCCTCTCCTCCGTCGAGGCGGAGGCCTCCATGTCCCGCTCTGGCATCACCGGCAAAAAAGAGCGCAACGAGATCGTCGATCAGCTCGCCGCCGTCGTCATTCTGCAGGAATACCTGAACCAGCAGCGCGGCCCCGCAGGCTTCCTGCTGCCGGACGACGCCTACGAACTGGAGTGGACCCATGAGCCGAAGCGACGCCGAAAGTAA